A single region of the Devosia sp. FJ2-5-3 genome encodes:
- a CDS encoding D-alanyl-D-alanine carboxypeptidase family protein yields MSLLRRLVLALAFAVSGLLPVAAMPMLLVDRDTLQVLYAEDAGQPWHPASLTKLMTAYVAFEEIAKGTITLDTPVTLSKAAFNLAPAKSGLPVGGTVTMKDALYILIVKSANDIAMAIAETIAGDEPRFVAKMNDVAQRMGLTATNFANSHGLHNPAQFTTARDMAIIALYIEQSFPQYMPMFSTGAVRLGKTRLESQNGLLKGFAGAIGMKTGYICASGLNLVGSVDRNGKRLLAVVLGGSSGRERNERAAELLLKGLSGSAQATGQSVLNLANAVGRPPVDMRANICGKDASAYVKAQEAAFPMGLKGQPSYLTDQIALREYTAVDLGRIRTGIPIPRPRPAHTPVFAVEPALADASLNANLRPTLGTMGGSSVPFPRPRPAFMQ; encoded by the coding sequence TTGTCATTGCTGCGCCGTCTCGTCCTTGCCCTTGCCTTCGCCGTCTCTGGCTTGTTGCCGGTTGCGGCGATGCCCATGCTGCTGGTGGATCGCGACACTTTGCAGGTGCTTTACGCCGAAGATGCGGGCCAGCCCTGGCATCCGGCCTCGCTGACCAAGCTGATGACCGCCTATGTGGCCTTCGAGGAAATCGCCAAGGGGACGATCACGCTCGACACCCCGGTGACCCTGTCCAAGGCAGCGTTCAACCTGGCCCCGGCCAAGTCCGGCCTGCCAGTGGGCGGCACCGTGACGATGAAGGACGCGCTCTACATCCTGATCGTCAAATCGGCGAACGACATTGCCATGGCGATCGCCGAGACCATCGCCGGAGACGAACCGCGCTTCGTTGCCAAGATGAACGATGTTGCCCAGCGAATGGGCCTCACGGCAACGAATTTTGCCAATTCTCACGGGCTGCATAATCCCGCCCAGTTCACCACTGCCCGCGACATGGCGATCATTGCCCTCTATATCGAGCAGAGTTTCCCGCAATATATGCCCATGTTTTCGACTGGCGCCGTGCGCCTGGGCAAGACGCGCCTCGAATCGCAGAACGGCCTGCTCAAGGGTTTTGCCGGGGCTATCGGCATGAAGACGGGCTATATCTGCGCCTCCGGCCTCAACCTTGTCGGATCCGTGGATCGCAATGGCAAACGTCTTCTGGCCGTCGTTCTGGGGGGCTCATCAGGGCGCGAGCGCAATGAGCGCGCTGCCGAATTGCTGCTGAAGGGGCTCTCGGGATCGGCGCAGGCCACGGGCCAGAGCGTGCTGAACCTGGCCAATGCCGTCGGACGCCCGCCTGTGGACATGCGCGCCAATATTTGTGGCAAGGATGCCTCGGCGTATGTGAAGGCGCAGGAAGCCGCGTTCCCCATGGGGCTCAAGGGTCAGCCAAGCTACCTGACCGACCAGATCGCCCTGCGCGAATATACGGCCGTCGATCTCGGCCGCATCCGCACCGGCATCCCGATCCCGCGTCCGCGTCCGGCCCATACCCCGGTATTCGCCGTTGAGCCGGCCCTGGCAGATGCCTCGCTCAACGCAAATCTGCGGCCGACCCTTGGGACGATGGGCGGTAGCAGCGTGCCATTCCCACGCCCGCGCCCGGCATTCATGCAGTAG
- a CDS encoding glutathione S-transferase family protein, with protein MKLLIGNRNYSTWSLRPWLVLRHFEIPFEDEVLQLSGPRWREILAERSPTGKVPVLIDGDLVIPETIAIIEYLAERFPDLPIWPRDSRDRALARAAAAEMHGGFSALRSHAPMNLRASHPGKVDHDAVRGDLQRIERLWGQHLARSGGPYLFGEFSAADAMFAPLATRLRTYALPVPDQVSAYVEAIYALPAFQDWLSQALREPWIVDDDEIDVIQGRVAPGTLA; from the coding sequence ATGAAACTGCTGATTGGCAACCGCAATTATTCAACCTGGTCGCTCCGTCCCTGGTTGGTCCTGCGGCACTTTGAAATCCCGTTTGAAGACGAAGTTCTGCAATTATCGGGGCCGCGCTGGCGCGAAATCCTGGCGGAGCGGTCGCCGACCGGCAAGGTCCCGGTGCTTATCGATGGCGATCTCGTCATCCCCGAGACCATCGCCATCATCGAATATCTGGCTGAGCGCTTTCCCGATCTGCCGATCTGGCCGCGTGATTCTCGCGACAGGGCATTGGCGCGCGCCGCGGCCGCAGAAATGCATGGCGGCTTTTCGGCGCTGCGCAGTCATGCGCCGATGAATCTGCGTGCTTCGCACCCGGGCAAGGTTGACCACGACGCCGTTCGGGGGGATCTCCAGCGCATCGAACGTCTCTGGGGCCAGCACCTGGCGCGCTCCGGCGGCCCCTATCTGTTTGGTGAATTCTCAGCGGCCGATGCCATGTTTGCGCCCTTGGCGACGCGGCTGCGGACCTATGCCCTTCCGGTCCCAGACCAGGTTTCGGCCTATGTTGAAGCCATTTATGCCCTCCCGGCCTTCCAGGATTGGCTGAGCCAGGCGCTGCGCGAGCCATGGATCGTCGACGACGACGAGATCGACGTCATTCAGGGCCGCGTCGCTCCGGGAACGTTGGCATGA
- a CDS encoding DJ-1/PfpI family protein, with the protein MPTIVTILTSGFADWETALLNAGARQYYRIETLFASPRGEEVTSAGGLKVVPQMSVDDIDLAAVDAIVVNGGTIWASPDAPDLSDLLVRARDAGKTIGGICDGTLALARAGILDDVAHTSNGPESLPDTGYGGVANYRDQPRAVLDRHIVTAPGTAPVSFMGAVLESMGLRNGDLDFYLNLYAAEHVHG; encoded by the coding sequence ATGCCGACAATCGTTACGATACTGACCTCCGGCTTTGCCGACTGGGAAACCGCGCTGCTCAATGCCGGCGCCCGACAGTATTATCGAATCGAAACCCTGTTCGCCTCGCCGCGCGGCGAGGAGGTCACGTCTGCCGGTGGGCTCAAGGTGGTGCCGCAAATGTCGGTCGATGACATCGACCTGGCGGCGGTGGACGCGATTGTCGTCAATGGCGGCACGATCTGGGCTTCGCCGGACGCTCCCGACCTTTCCGACCTGCTCGTGCGCGCCCGCGATGCCGGCAAGACGATTGGCGGGATATGCGATGGCACGCTGGCGCTGGCGCGCGCCGGCATTCTCGACGACGTCGCCCACACGTCCAATGGACCCGAAAGCTTGCCGGACACAGGCTATGGCGGTGTGGCGAACTATCGGGACCAACCGCGCGCGGTCCTCGATCGGCATATCGTGACCGCACCGGGCACGGCGCCAGTCAGCTTCATGGGGGCGGTGCTCGAGTCGATGGGCCTGCGGAATGGCGATCTGGATTTCTACCTCAATCTCTACGCCGCAGAGCATGTGCATGGCTGA
- a CDS encoding DUF1489 domain-containing protein, producing MIHMVKLCVGISSFEELESYRDQRAHWWGADYGEDVHVHRTRMMPKRAEEMERKSSIYWVIAGQIACRQPILRLAPYKDEEGKDYCDIIMAPDLVRTIPYPKRPFQGWRYLKPEDAPPDMAANDPNNSHELAAELARLGLL from the coding sequence ATGATCCACATGGTCAAGCTGTGCGTGGGCATTTCCAGCTTCGAGGAGCTGGAGAGCTACCGGGACCAGCGCGCCCATTGGTGGGGCGCCGACTACGGTGAGGATGTGCATGTGCACCGCACCCGCATGATGCCCAAGCGCGCCGAAGAGATGGAGCGGAAGTCCTCCATCTATTGGGTCATTGCCGGGCAGATCGCCTGCCGCCAACCCATTCTGCGGCTCGCGCCCTACAAGGATGAGGAGGGCAAGGATTATTGCGACATCATCATGGCGCCTGATCTTGTCCGGACAATTCCCTATCCCAAGCGGCCGTTCCAGGGCTGGCGCTATCTCAAGCCTGAAGATGCCCCGCCGGACATGGCTGCGAACGACCCCAATAACTCGCACGAGCTCGCCGCCGAACTGGCCCGGCTGGGCTTGTTGTAG
- a CDS encoding CAP domain-containing protein produces the protein MTKTAKRLTAASLALMAAISIAGCSMMGPASSPGGLAPGLTARMDAPGATLDRVQAINLINAYRATRGVAPLTPDAGLDGTAQALANQYAQSGSAPSTPQGLAAMKLSAGYPTFAETFSGWRNNPADAQALATSATKAGVAMSYNASSAYGIHWVLVLGN, from the coding sequence ATGACGAAGACTGCCAAGCGGCTGACGGCCGCCTCACTCGCCCTTATGGCGGCCATTTCCATCGCCGGCTGTTCCATGATGGGTCCTGCGAGTTCGCCCGGTGGACTGGCGCCGGGGCTGACGGCCCGCATGGACGCGCCGGGCGCCACCCTTGACCGTGTGCAGGCCATCAATCTGATCAACGCCTACCGCGCCACGCGCGGCGTCGCACCGCTGACGCCAGACGCCGGACTCGACGGAACGGCCCAGGCCCTCGCCAACCAATATGCCCAGTCCGGCAGTGCGCCCTCGACGCCACAGGGGCTCGCTGCGATGAAGCTCAGCGCCGGCTACCCGACATTTGCCGAGACCTTCTCCGGCTGGCGCAACAATCCGGCCGACGCGCAGGCGCTGGCAACCAGCGCGACCAAGGCCGGCGTGGCGATGAGCTATAATGCCTCATCGGCCTATGGCATCCACTGGGTTCTGGTTCTTGGCAACTGA
- a CDS encoding helix-turn-helix domain-containing protein, whose amino-acid sequence MSLTDTSKSANCLAMSDVLNRIGDKWSVMVVGMLGRHGTLRFNELKRLINGVSQRMLTLTLRNLERDGLVSRTIYPEVPPRVEYNLTEMGKTLQQPIDELWNWSAEHHMAILDARAIYDARESITAAAQPRKIAYARG is encoded by the coding sequence ATGTCCCTGACCGACACTTCCAAATCAGCCAATTGCCTGGCCATGTCGGACGTGCTCAATCGCATCGGCGACAAATGGAGCGTCATGGTGGTCGGGATGTTGGGACGCCATGGCACGTTGCGCTTCAACGAACTCAAGCGGCTGATCAACGGTGTGTCGCAGCGCATGTTGACGCTGACCCTTCGCAATCTCGAGCGCGATGGTCTGGTCAGCCGCACCATCTATCCCGAGGTGCCACCGCGCGTGGAATACAATCTCACCGAGATGGGCAAGACCCTGCAGCAGCCGATCGATGAGCTGTGGAACTGGTCCGCAGAGCACCATATGGCCATTCTCGATGCCCGCGCGATCTATGATGCAAGAGAAAGCATCACTGCTGCGGCGCAGCCCCGCAAGATCGCATACGCGCGGGGCTAA
- a CDS encoding SMP-30/gluconolactonase/LRE family protein, translating to MVEGIYEIIDERFRTLFNSSAALDLIHTGCRWAEGPVWFKDGNYLLWSDIPNNRMLRYIPEGGVSVYRADARYSNGNTRDRQGRLVTCEHGARRVTRTEVDGSITVLAYSFEGKRLNSPNDVVVHSNGSVWFSDPTYGIQSDYEGHKATPEQDTNNVYRIDPQTGVVEAVVRDFVQPNGLAFSPDETRLYVADSGSPRHIRVFDVVDGRALSSGRVFCTVDPGVPDGFRFDIEGNLWTSAADGVHCFAPDGTLLGKILTPERVANLTFGGPKGNRLYIAATSSIYAIYVTTNGAAVP from the coding sequence ATGGTTGAGGGCATTTACGAGATCATCGACGAGCGTTTCCGCACATTGTTCAATTCCAGTGCCGCGCTCGACCTCATCCACACGGGCTGCCGCTGGGCAGAGGGGCCGGTCTGGTTCAAGGATGGCAATTATCTCCTCTGGAGCGACATCCCCAACAACCGGATGCTCCGATATATCCCGGAGGGCGGGGTCTCGGTCTATCGCGCCGATGCTCGCTATTCCAATGGCAATACCCGCGACAGGCAGGGGCGCCTCGTCACCTGCGAGCATGGCGCCCGCCGGGTGACCCGCACCGAGGTCGACGGCTCCATCACCGTTCTCGCCTACAGTTTTGAAGGCAAGCGCCTCAACTCTCCGAACGACGTGGTGGTCCACAGCAATGGTAGCGTCTGGTTCAGCGACCCTACCTACGGCATCCAGTCGGACTATGAGGGCCACAAGGCCACGCCCGAGCAGGACACCAACAATGTCTACCGCATCGACCCGCAAACCGGCGTCGTAGAAGCGGTCGTCCGCGACTTCGTCCAGCCCAATGGGCTCGCCTTCTCGCCCGACGAAACGAGGCTATACGTGGCGGATTCTGGGTCGCCCCGCCACATCCGCGTCTTCGATGTGGTGGATGGCCGCGCCCTCTCCAGCGGCCGCGTTTTCTGCACTGTCGATCCGGGCGTGCCGGATGGCTTCCGCTTCGATATCGAGGGCAATCTGTGGACCAGCGCCGCCGATGGCGTCCATTGCTTTGCGCCCGACGGCACATTGCTGGGCAAGATCCTTACGCCCGAGCGCGTCGCTAACCTGACCTTCGGCGGCCCCAAGGGCAACCGCCTCTATATCGCCGCGACCTCGTCCATCTACGCCATCTATGTCACCACCAACGGCGCGGCCGTGCCCTGA
- a CDS encoding sulfurtransferase TusA family protein: protein MATDRHLIDARGLKCPLPVLKLEKRIEQLSAGDELELLATDAMARIDIPLYCRQKGHECAVSQDGDVLRFVVRRG from the coding sequence TTGGCAACTGATCGTCACCTGATAGACGCCAGGGGGCTCAAATGCCCCCTGCCCGTCCTGAAGCTCGAAAAGCGGATCGAACAGCTCTCCGCCGGGGACGAACTCGAACTTCTGGCGACCGACGCCATGGCGCGGATCGATATTCCACTCTACTGCCGACAGAAGGGGCACGAATGCGCTGTGTCCCAGGACGGCGATGTGCTGCGCTTCGTGGTGCGGCGAGGCTAG
- the cysW gene encoding sulfate ABC transporter permease subunit CysW has protein sequence MAISHRSSPTDEPTLVRWLLIAICLAFMALFLVLPLYAVFAEAFRLGWNAFWTALGTKDAQSAIRLTLLVAAIAVPLNVVFGICASWAIAKFEFKGKAFLTTLIDLPFSVSPVISGLVYVLLFGAGSILGPWLKSYGIEILFAVPGIVLATIFVTFPFVARELIPLMQDQGTGDEEAALSLGASGWQTFWRVTLPNIKWGLLYGVLLCNARAMGEFGAVAVVSGKIRGETTTIPLQVEMFYNEYNATAAFALASLLALLALVTLVLKTALEWRFGDELAATGRGH, from the coding sequence ATGGCAATTAGTCACCGTTCATCCCCCACTGACGAACCGACGCTGGTCCGCTGGCTGCTGATCGCCATTTGCCTCGCCTTCATGGCGCTGTTCTTGGTGCTGCCGCTCTACGCCGTCTTCGCCGAGGCATTTCGGTTGGGCTGGAACGCGTTCTGGACTGCGCTGGGCACAAAGGATGCTCAATCGGCCATTCGCCTGACCCTGCTCGTTGCCGCCATCGCAGTGCCGCTCAACGTCGTGTTCGGCATCTGCGCGTCCTGGGCGATCGCCAAGTTCGAGTTCAAGGGCAAGGCATTTCTCACCACCTTGATCGACCTGCCGTTCTCAGTCTCGCCGGTCATATCGGGGTTGGTCTATGTGCTGCTCTTCGGCGCCGGATCCATCCTTGGACCCTGGCTCAAATCCTACGGCATCGAGATTCTGTTCGCGGTCCCCGGCATCGTCCTGGCGACCATATTCGTCACCTTCCCCTTCGTAGCGCGTGAACTCATCCCGCTGATGCAGGATCAGGGCACGGGCGACGAGGAGGCCGCCCTCTCGCTGGGCGCCTCGGGCTGGCAGACCTTTTGGCGCGTGACCTTGCCTAACATAAAATGGGGCCTGCTCTACGGCGTGCTGCTCTGCAATGCCCGCGCCATGGGCGAGTTCGGCGCTGTCGCCGTGGTCTCGGGCAAGATCCGGGGTGAAACCACCACCATCCCGCTCCAGGTGGAGATGTTCTACAATGAGTACAACGCCACTGCGGCCTTCGCACTGGCTTCGCTCCTGGCGCTTCTGGCCCTGGTGACGCTCGTGCTCAAGACCGCGTTGGAATGGCGCTTCGGCGACGAGCTGGCCGCGACGGGCAGGGGGCACTAG
- a CDS encoding sulfate ABC transporter substrate-binding protein, giving the protein MNRASRLLAYTALAASLTLGFAVTAHAQERTLINVSYDPTRELYREFNDAFVAHWQQEKGETVAIQVTHGGSGSQARTVIDGLEADVVTLALESDINAIVDATDLIPEDWRGKLENNNAPYTSTIVFLVRKGNPKGIQDWGDLIADGVEVITPNPKTSGGARWNLLAAWAWARAEYGNDEAKAQEFVGELFRHVPVLDTGARGSTTTFVQRGIGDVLLAWENEAYLALEELGPDAFDIVTPSISILAEPPVALVEANAERKGNLDLAEAYLEYLYSDEGQAIAASNYYRPFRPEAAAAEDVARFGPVNLVTIEDFGGWREAQPKYFGDGGIFDQIYTAP; this is encoded by the coding sequence ATGAATCGTGCATCTCGGTTACTCGCCTACACCGCGCTTGCGGCGTCGCTGACCCTGGGTTTCGCCGTCACCGCCCATGCCCAGGAGCGGACACTGATCAACGTGTCCTACGATCCTACCCGCGAACTCTATCGCGAGTTCAACGACGCGTTCGTCGCCCACTGGCAGCAGGAAAAGGGTGAAACCGTCGCAATCCAGGTCACCCATGGTGGTTCGGGTTCGCAGGCCCGCACCGTCATCGACGGCCTCGAGGCGGACGTCGTCACCCTGGCGCTCGAGAGCGACATCAATGCCATTGTCGATGCGACCGACCTCATCCCCGAGGACTGGCGCGGCAAGCTGGAAAACAATAACGCCCCCTACACCTCGACCATCGTTTTCCTCGTCCGCAAGGGTAACCCCAAGGGGATTCAGGATTGGGGCGATCTCATCGCCGACGGTGTTGAAGTAATCACACCCAATCCCAAGACCTCGGGCGGCGCCCGCTGGAACCTGCTGGCAGCCTGGGCCTGGGCCCGCGCCGAATACGGTAATGACGAGGCCAAGGCGCAGGAATTCGTCGGCGAGCTCTTCCGCCATGTGCCCGTGCTCGACACTGGCGCCCGCGGGTCCACCACCACTTTCGTGCAGCGCGGCATCGGCGACGTGCTCCTCGCGTGGGAAAACGAAGCCTACCTCGCCCTTGAGGAACTCGGCCCCGATGCCTTCGACATCGTGACCCCGTCGATTTCGATCCTTGCTGAGCCCCCGGTTGCACTTGTCGAGGCCAATGCCGAGCGCAAGGGCAATCTCGACCTGGCCGAGGCGTATCTCGAATACCTCTATTCCGACGAAGGCCAGGCCATCGCTGCCAGCAATTATTATCGTCCTTTCCGTCCGGAAGCGGCGGCAGCGGAAGACGTCGCCCGCTTCGGACCCGTCAATCTCGTCACCATCGAGGACTTCGGCGGATGGCGCGAGGCCCAGCCGAAATACTTCGGCGACGGGGGCATCTTCGACCAGATCTACACCGCTCCCTGA
- the cysT gene encoding sulfate ABC transporter permease subunit CysT, producing the protein MISLGRFRQPSIIPGFGLTFGFTIAYFSLIILIPLIALVLRSAGLGWGGFWAAATDARVLGALRTSFVTALIAAAINVVFGTMIAWVLVRYRFPGRRIFDAMVDLPFALPTAVAGIALTAIYAPNGFIGQLVAPLGVRIAYTPIGIVIAMIFIGLPFVVRTIQPILEETSKEVEEASATLGANRFQTISRVLLPSLMPAILTGFALAFARAVGEYGSVIFIAGNIPFVSEIAPLLIVIRLEEYNYSGAAVIATVMLLISFLMLFLINLIQAWSRRRYGYGN; encoded by the coding sequence ATGATCAGTCTCGGCCGCTTTCGCCAGCCCAGCATCATTCCAGGCTTCGGGCTGACCTTCGGGTTCACCATCGCCTATTTTTCGCTGATCATCCTCATCCCGCTGATTGCGCTTGTCCTGCGTTCGGCGGGCCTCGGCTGGGGCGGCTTTTGGGCCGCGGCGACGGATGCGCGAGTGCTGGGTGCCTTGCGCACCAGTTTCGTCACGGCGCTCATCGCCGCCGCCATCAATGTTGTATTCGGCACCATGATCGCATGGGTGCTGGTCCGCTATCGGTTCCCCGGCCGCCGCATCTTCGATGCCATGGTCGATCTGCCTTTTGCCTTGCCGACCGCGGTTGCGGGCATCGCTCTGACAGCCATCTATGCGCCCAACGGCTTCATTGGCCAGCTCGTCGCTCCGCTTGGCGTCCGCATTGCCTACACGCCGATCGGCATCGTGATCGCCATGATCTTCATCGGTCTGCCCTTTGTGGTGCGCACCATCCAGCCCATTCTCGAAGAGACGAGCAAGGAGGTCGAGGAAGCCTCCGCAACGCTCGGGGCCAATCGCTTCCAGACCATTTCCCGCGTCTTGCTGCCCAGCCTGATGCCCGCAATTCTTACCGGCTTTGCCCTGGCCTTTGCACGTGCGGTGGGGGAATACGGCTCGGTGATCTTTATTGCCGGCAATATTCCCTTCGTCTCGGAAATCGCCCCGCTGCTGATCGTTATCCGCCTCGAGGAATACAATTATTCCGGGGCCGCCGTGATCGCCACGGTGATGCTGCTGATCTCCTTCCTCATGCTCTTCCTCATCAATCTCATTCAGGCCTGGAGCCGCCGGAGGTATGGCTATGGCAATTAG
- a CDS encoding division plane positioning ATPase MipZ — protein MRQGAHVIVVGNEKGGSGKSTTAFHLAIHLLYQGYKVASIDVDSRQQTMTHYVRNRRNWARSKELALPHTTHFHLPVARGDSVKENHRVEFDLFRQAIVEVEQKADFVVIDTPGFDTNLTRLAHSLADTLVTPVNDSLIDLNVMAQIDPISGEPRELSHYSRLVQRARSERLAIDGRNIDWVLVRNRISMLSSRNMRQVQTTLEKIALRLGCRLADGIAERVIFRSLFATGMTVFDSLDDELLGGLPTSSHISARQEYRSLVAALNLPDRPKASARNEIVGADRAADADHRALAETDS, from the coding sequence GTGCGACAAGGCGCGCATGTCATTGTCGTGGGGAATGAAAAGGGCGGGTCGGGCAAGTCCACCACAGCCTTTCATCTTGCCATCCACCTGCTGTACCAGGGCTATAAGGTCGCTTCCATCGACGTGGATAGCCGCCAGCAGACCATGACCCATTACGTCCGCAATCGGCGCAATTGGGCACGCAGCAAGGAACTGGCGCTTCCCCACACGACGCATTTTCACCTGCCTGTGGCGCGGGGCGATTCCGTCAAGGAAAACCACAGGGTCGAGTTCGATCTCTTCCGCCAGGCCATCGTGGAAGTCGAGCAGAAGGCCGATTTCGTCGTCATCGACACGCCGGGCTTCGATACCAATCTGACGCGTCTGGCGCATTCTCTGGCCGATACGCTCGTCACCCCGGTCAATGACAGCCTGATCGACCTCAACGTCATGGCGCAGATCGATCCGATATCCGGCGAACCACGAGAACTCAGCCATTATTCCCGGCTGGTGCAGCGCGCGCGTTCGGAGCGCCTCGCCATAGACGGTCGGAATATCGATTGGGTGCTGGTGCGAAACCGCATCTCGATGCTGTCGTCGCGAAACATGCGGCAAGTGCAGACGACACTCGAAAAGATTGCCTTGCGGCTGGGATGCAGGCTGGCCGACGGCATCGCCGAGCGGGTGATTTTTCGCTCGCTCTTTGCGACCGGCATGACCGTTTTCGATTCTCTGGATGACGAATTGCTGGGGGGCTTGCCAACCTCATCCCACATAAGCGCGCGACAGGAATATCGCTCGCTCGTTGCGGCGCTCAACCTTCCGGATCGCCCCAAGGCATCGGCGCGCAACGAAATCGTGGGGGCGGATCGGGCTGCCGATGCAGATCATCGCGCGCTTGCCGAGACGGATAGCTAA
- a CDS encoding FAD/NAD(P)-binding protein, with protein sequence MSFTGPSAKTIVIIGGGASGVLIASQLLRDPDPDLRVTVLERQGQFGQGLAYSARHRDHRVNVPARGMSAYADDPEHFWRWLQRKFPGQYENSWVFVARRLYGTYLEDVLREAGESIPGRLRVLSEEAVALHETASGVEVVLGNGTSLACRSAVLAVGHETQPARGRGIAVRVGSDRDTPLDTDAHVMILGSGLSMVDAWVSLSEARHRGPVTVVSRNGLLPTAHRDVAPLSIDAADVPFGTSLTYLTRWFRDLIAETTARGGDWRSVVDGLRPYNQRLWQSWPDNEKRRFLRHLRPWWNIHRHRLPPDLHAGLVRAIANGQVQLLAAEFTGIERAPGGVRATIRPRGGASVTTMDVARVYDCGGVSVDVRASGNPLIRHLVQTGAARPDPMNIGLDVDGKCALVSEDGHVSTRLRVVGPLTRGRYFEIEAVPDIRVQCASVARSLLAPVPAQA encoded by the coding sequence ATGAGTTTTACCGGCCCCTCGGCAAAGACGATTGTAATTATCGGTGGTGGCGCCAGCGGCGTCCTGATCGCCTCCCAATTGTTGCGCGATCCCGATCCGGATCTGCGCGTCACGGTGCTAGAGCGCCAAGGCCAGTTCGGTCAGGGTCTTGCTTATTCCGCCAGGCATCGCGACCATCGCGTCAATGTCCCAGCGCGTGGCATGAGCGCATATGCCGACGATCCCGAGCATTTTTGGCGCTGGCTGCAGCGCAAGTTTCCCGGGCAATATGAGAACTCCTGGGTATTTGTCGCCCGCAGGCTCTATGGCACCTATCTTGAAGATGTCCTTCGCGAGGCCGGTGAGAGTATTCCCGGGCGCCTGCGCGTTCTGTCCGAAGAAGCCGTGGCCCTGCACGAAACCGCCAGCGGCGTCGAAGTCGTTCTTGGCAATGGCACCAGCCTTGCCTGTCGGTCAGCGGTGCTGGCGGTGGGGCACGAAACCCAGCCGGCCCGGGGGCGTGGCATCGCTGTTCGCGTTGGCTCGGACCGCGACACGCCGCTCGACACTGACGCTCATGTGATGATCCTCGGCTCTGGCCTCAGCATGGTCGACGCCTGGGTTTCGCTTTCCGAGGCCCGGCATCGCGGGCCCGTAACCGTAGTGTCGCGCAACGGCTTGCTGCCTACGGCTCATCGTGACGTGGCCCCGCTCAGTATCGATGCCGCAGACGTGCCCTTCGGCACCAGCCTGACTTATCTCACCCGCTGGTTCCGCGACCTCATCGCCGAAACGACGGCGCGGGGTGGCGACTGGCGCAGCGTCGTCGATGGCCTGCGGCCTTACAACCAGCGTCTGTGGCAAAGCTGGCCGGACAATGAAAAGCGCCGCTTTCTGCGCCATCTCCGCCCGTGGTGGAATATCCACCGCCATCGCCTGCCGCCCGATTTGCATGCCGGTCTGGTCCGGGCAATCGCGAACGGTCAGGTGCAGTTGCTGGCTGCCGAATTTACCGGCATCGAGCGTGCCCCGGGCGGCGTCCGAGCAACGATCAGGCCCCGCGGTGGCGCCAGTGTCACCACAATGGATGTGGCCAGGGTCTATGATTGCGGTGGTGTCAGCGTCGATGTGCGGGCCAGTGGAAATCCTCTGATCCGCCACCTCGTCCAGACGGGTGCCGCCAGGCCCGACCCCATGAATATCGGCCTCGATGTCGACGGGAAATGTGCGCTGGTCTCCGAGGACGGTCACGTGTCGACGCGGTTGCGGGTGGTGGGGCCGTTGACCCGGGGCCGCTATTTCGAGATCGAAGCGGTCCCGGATATTCGTGTACAATGCGCCAGCGTTGCGCGTTCTTTGCTCGCGCCGGTGCCCGCGCAGGCCTGA